A segment of the Lycium ferocissimum isolate CSIRO_LF1 chromosome 5, AGI_CSIRO_Lferr_CH_V1, whole genome shotgun sequence genome:
TCTAATTGTTAAATTAAACATGAAGTGTAAAAAAACATTAGTCAAAAGCAACAGTCCATCAAAATCCCAGAAATCGCAACATCGAAATACACCAGACACAAAAAATAACTGAATTGCACCTTAAAAATTTGAACCAGACTGAGAAATAGACCGAAATAACATAAACTGCAAATATAAGTTCTCgttaaatattttctatttttacaataaaattcCGGTTAAATTTAACAATCAAAGTTTGATTTATTTAACAAAGACCAAAAGTGCTCATTTTTGACAtatttaaaggaccaaaactgctcAGGTAATACTTAAGGgactacacttttttttttttttgacaatggtAACATAAAGGGACTACTTTAAGCCTACTACTAGAGGTAAGGTAccaattttgtcattttctcaagCTTGTAAGCCGGAGTGTGTTTAGTTCATGTACCCATAGTTGTTGCTGTCATGGATGCAAGGAGACCCAAGATGCATGAAAAGGGCAGAGATATAGCGATCGCGCCGGACCCCATTCTGGTAACCTGTAAAACAAGCACAATTGAGAACCCTTCTCTGGAGTAGGATAATATATTACAGTATTAGTCTTTACTCACCAAAAGCTGCTCCAGAAAACAAAAGTAGGCAAGCATGCTGACAATGACTAGAACAGGAACATCCTGCCAAACCCTGTAAGCAGTTTGCAAATGTCGAGTAAAATACCATGTAATTCTAAATTAAACGGTTCTTCGTTTTGATAGGCACCATGTGAGCTATTTCctcataagaaaataatagaGAGAAACAAAATTCATTTCAACAAAGAAATGTCGCTCAACATTAAATCATATTAAACTAAGAAGAATATAGTACCTCCTAcgccccaatttatgtgatgcacTTTGATTGGACATGGagttaagaaaaaaaggaaagaaagaaaggcttttgaaacttgtatCTAAAACAAGTCAGAGATATTTGAGTGGCTATAAACCATCTCATTAAGCTTAAGCGTAAAATGAAACATTTAAAGTTGAATTATTTCTGAATTTGTAagtgtatcttttttttttttttttttttttttttgggacaggcTAAAAAGGGAAgtgcatcacataaattgggactgaGCCACTGAGGGAGTAGTTCCCAGTGATTGTTGCAAAAGCGTTAAAAGGTGCAGGCACATAATGAAGTTAAGTAGAATCCACAGCCCCCGGTGTCACCCCCCCgcccaaaaaaaaggaaataaaacttTTTTGTAGGGATCATCTGACCTTCTTTTTGGGGCGTATTGAGCTATAGTCCAAATGATTAGGAGGACTACACTACTTTGAAAAATATATCTCTTTTTCGGTTTAGGTGGACCGTGGACCACAccattttgaaaataatatttacaatcctctttggaaaaaaatacgttcttccattttattttttttgtaggaGAGGGTGTCTAAGGTCTTTCATCTCAAGAATTCATCCACAAAAGTCCAATAGggaaattatttatatttataattgtaaaagaaggaCCTGTATCGGGCAGATTGAACTTGAGCTCCACTTCCTCTATGATTAGTACTTTGAATCCGCAAAAGAGTGACAGGTAAATTTCGAACCTCTTCATTACAGACATCACAAATCTTGTTGCCTTTTATGCTAAACCATTTTATAGCACATTCTTGATGAGCTAAGGCTAGTTCACCTTTACAGCTACATTCCATCTTCAGAGTTTCCGAACCTTCACCAAGTTCAACGAAGCAGATTCTGCAAACAGCATCTTCTTGAGTGATGTCTTCACCAAAATTAGTGTTTTCATCTGAACCATAATACTAAGAGAGGTGTAGGTTAGTTATCCCAAGTGAGTGAAAAAGAATGTTCAGGCAGTAAATGCTACATAAGAGTACTGTCATGTCTTCCAGCTTTAAAGAATATTCTCTGTCCAAATATAGATCAAGTACAATATCCAAAAGCTACCAGATTTTAAACAATGGTTGTATGGAATATAAATGCTCTAAGTCAACATATAAATGCAGTCTATCAGAAATCAATATCCTATAAACATGATCACCAAGCAGCCAACATTTTATAAACGGAAAGTTGCAGTCTATCAGAAATGGCGTACATATTCCTATAATCAGCCCTTCATGATCACTCAAGCAGCTCACTCAATCcgacccgaatttttttttttcagcaaagaaaaataatatggataatttttccaaaaaaaatataaaaatattccgtattatttttaccgaaaaaaaaaaattcgggtcggattgagttattttagtgagtaaaaaaattatttgagggtaaaataatgaAGGGCTAGGATGATGCATTTTATAAATGGCCAACATATAATTATAAATCAgggtatgaatgaactatttttcaaagttagtATGTTTTATAAATCACTATCTGTAGTATGAAATCCTCGGTTGTATGGCTCTCTAAATATAAGTTTAGACAGCACTCCACTATATTCCTTATGCAGTTACTTCTTTACTAAGTTTGTAAATTCAGACATAATAAAACATCAAAGACTTAACTAACAGAGAATCACTGTTTGCAGAAGCAAGCCTTTATTGtacaaaaaagaaggaaacatGATTAGAGACATAAATTACCTGCGCTAAGAGTTGGATTTGCATTTAATGATGATGCATCATGTCTTGTCACGCGAGGAGTAGAGGGGACTACACGATAGATACTACTCCCTATGTAATCCATCTGTTTTAACATCCCATCTTTGATCAGTTCCGGCACTGAATGTGAGCGAGGTATGGGATGCACTCCTGCTTTCTAGAAAATGGTGAAATTTGTACGATTTTAGTTGGAGAAAATGACAAGTCCAGAGTGAATTGAGAGCAAAGGGAATCTTGAAGCTAAGTGAAATCACAAAGACTTCAATCTAACAAAACCTTCATAGATATGCCAACAAACCAGCAAGAAAATCCAGGATTTGTATATAATTATACATCCAGATAATGCATTTAGAACTGTAATTGGAGCAGAATAATTATGCTTGCCTTTTAACTACACTCATTTTTCGCTAGACCTGTCCACTTCCAGCAGatataatttttcaattttggcTAAAATTTGAAGATCTCAGTACTGACAAATTATGAGTTATACAAATGGCAAGTTTTTCCAAACTCAAAATCTTTGTTTCGACGAGCACATAAAAGGACACATGTAAAAACATCAAGCACTTAAATaggaaaagatgaagaagataaaGACAAGTTTTTCTTTCGAGATTCCTACAAAAAATTTAAGGGGGTTCTTATAgcatgtttggccaagcttcaaAAATCTGCAAGTGCTTTCTGTCAGAAGTGATTTTccgaaaagtacttttggagagtagcagtttgtgtttggctaatcaatttgaaaaacaattttGCCAATGTTTCAAAAGTGCTTGAAGCTACTtcttttagcttctgaaaaacaacTTCTACTACTGCTCAAAAGCACTTACTTTTTCTCTAAAAGCTTGGGCAAACACTTCAACTTTCTAAAATAAGAACTTTTGACTTTCCAAAAGCTTGGGCAAACAGGCTGTTAATAATTCGCCTAATCTATTTGaattatttacggagaaggtcCAACAATTctaatttgtaaaaaaaatcatttcagAATAAAAAATGGTCAGGTTAGTGATTTTCCATCATATAACCACCAGTTTGGGGATCTTCCGCTGGGGGAGAAAATGGCATGCCCCTCCAACTAGAATCCTAATAAATGATTGATAGGCTGAACGAAGCAACAAAATatgaagagaaaaacaaaagaagagtcCACATTTCCTTGCTTGCATATTCAAAAGTTTAAGGATGCAAACATATGGTATACATAActtgctttttcttttctttttgtgagCGGTATACCCAAAGTTGCAGTTTTTTTAACCATTTATTACCGAAAATGTAACATAATCTCACTGTAAATTTTACAGTTAGCAAAAAGATAGAGATTTCAATCACACCATTAACCAGGGGAACAATTATAAGTACTTACAAATGAATCAAATGCTGCATTTCCGTAGCCACCATGTGTTGATTCAGGATTAGAGTGTTCAATTGGAGTTACAGGCAATGATGAAGTTCTTTTCATCTTCGGATTGAAAATTCTTTTAACGGATAGAGTCCTGAAAATTGAGTACTTGTCCTGCGTCGGAGGAGAGGCTCCAAGAGCTAACATTGCAGCCTTTTCAATATCCGCCGTCCGATTCCGGAATTTGAAACTTAATTTAGGGAGGAGAGACTTAATGGACGACTTAGCCCTCGATAACGAGGGACCTGGAGATTCATTTACTCTAACATGGCTAGGGCTCGGTGACGGTGAAAAAAGCACTCTTTTAGGAGTTTGAATTGATGATGGGGACATGTCTATCCTAACAAAATCTTCTGTTTGTCCATCGATTGTTCTTTCAGGTACTTCCAGAAGTAAATTTTGCTGCATTTGTCGTTCAGAAAGTTGCAGTTCCTCTACTATTTCACTTGATTCACCAACCTAAAAGATAGataaaattgacataaatagccGTCCACCAAAATAATAGCAAGCAAATGTATGCTTTTATATTGATGTAtaataaacataaaacatacatCTTTGATACATAATAGTGTATATTTCTTCTATATTTGGCTAgcgaatgtaattatttttgatCGATCGACCAAATATGTGACTTGCCCAAGATATTAagaaccaaaataccaaagttaCTACTCAACTTCTTGTCTCTTACCATACAAACATAACTGAACCAATATAATCTTGAAACAAATTTTCTGATACAAAATTTAGCATGTGGCACTAGTACCAAGAATTAGTTCCAACAAGTACAAAGAAGTAGGTGAAGACCCAAATCCACAGTTTTCCCAAATTAAACCAGTTTTAAAAAGTCCTTGTACATTCCTAAAACATCCAAAATCTTAAAAAACAAAGCATAACTAAATCCCTTTGCCCCTAAAAACTATTAAGAAAGAGAATTTGCAAAAGCAAAAAATCCAAGATAATCATAATTCAACCATGAAAAAGAGGAAACTGAGAGTACCCAAGCTAAAAAACTACTACttttttaagaattctaacacAAAAATCCCAAACAAgcaagaaaatgatgaatacaACTAGATAAACACACAcaaaataacaagaaatcaagaaacaaaagaGCCATAGCTTAAATTGAGAAATGGGTAAAAGCAGAAAAAATAGTAGATATATAACACATACAAAACAACCAACTTAGTGAACACTCAcaaaataacaagaaatcaagaagaagggaaaaaaaaaaaaaaaggccatagCTCAAATAAAGAATTGGTTAAAAGCAGAAAATATAACTCTTACAAACAAAGCATCCAAGTTAGTAACCACCTGTGTTCTTtcagactcttcaaaaatatcgaTCAGTgagtgtcggatcctccaaaaatagtgTATtcttggaggatccgacacgggtgcgacaacatttttggagagtctgAGCAACTTAGGTAAACACAcaaaataacaagaaatcaacaagtaaaaataatgCCATAGCTCAAATTAAGAATTGGGTAAAAACAGAAATAATTAGCAGTAACagaaccaacatacaacacccAAGTTAgtaaacacaaacaaaataacaataaatcaagaatttaaaaaaaaaaaaaaaaaactcacattGAGAAATGCGTTAAAGCATTAAAATTAGCAACCAAGTTAGTACACAAACAGAATATAACAAgaaaccaataaaaaaaaaactaccttTTCAATAGGAAGAGTTGGATCAACACTGTTGTTGAGATTTTTAGTACAAtttttatcatcatcttcagCTAAACATCTCTTATTACTAGTCTCCATAAatgtcacaattttttttttttgaaaaaaaaaggaacaaaaatcTTGGGAAGTGaattaatgaaaaaaagaagaagttgaaagatttgatatttgagagagaaaagagaaacaagaaaataatgagGAAGCACTGCTTTTGGGAAATTATAGCTAACAAACAATATAGTACTACTTATTAGTgttgtttcttttgttgtttctttgtgcttctgttttttctttcttcttgtcCTTGACTATACTTATTAACCCCCTGTTTGCATGGTTGTTTCTTGTGGTTCATTATTGTTTTGttttcattcatatcatatttatttctattatttttaaaattatattatatgatgTTGTAACTCCGTTGTTATATAATCATAAAAAAGTTCAATTTATGTAACCACgaatttgatgatttttgcCTGATTACTTATTTCATTTACTCATTACacttcttacttattttttaaagttactattttatcctttacccTAGTTTTGTTAATATAGTATAAACTAGTGTGCTCAATTTTGCCTCCTTCTAATGTCAAGAGTCAACAGTAGTCGGTCAGTTATTATTCTGTCTTTTAATTGGAGTTATTCTAGTaattattgatattttaatagttaGAGTAGTTAAGGGTACGGTAATAAACTTACATGTTATTATATAATACCATTCAGTCAAtcaaatattattaaatcaCAACAAACGATAAGGTTATCCAAATATTCTATTCActaatacaatacaatataatacgatacaatacaatacattaTGAAACCATAGGTAACGACCATCAAAAAAGAGTGTTAGGGGACGTTTGGTTGGTTAACAAGTTCTGGTGGATTGTAATGTATGGATTATAATAGGGGAAAGGATCAAAAATACCCATGAACTATTTGAAATGGTCAATTTTACCCTCTGCTAagtttttttggtaaaaaatgcCCTCACCGTTGCGACTTTTACGCAAGAATACCCTTCAACTACCCAAATAGCTCAAATTAAGAAATTGGTGGAACCAGAAAAAATAGCAGAAATAGAACCCATATACAGCACCCAAGTTGgtaaaaaaacacaaaataacaagaaatcaaaaaataattaaaaaaaaaatccacagCTCAAACTAAGAAATGGGTAAAAGCAGAAAAAATAGCAGAATTATAACACACACAAAGCACCCAAGTTAGTATTCACACACAAAATAAcaataaatcaagaaaaaaaaaaacatagctCAAATTGAGAAATGAGTAAAAGCAGAAAAATTAGCAGAATTAGAACCCATAtacaacactttttttttttgataaggtaacaACCAGCACCCAAATTATTGAACACACAcaaaataacaagaaatcaagaacaaaaaaagaaaaaaccataGCTCAAATTGAGAAATGGGAGCAGAAAAATTTGCATAAATAGAcatttttcaagaaagcaaTAAAAAAGCAACCTTTTCATTAGTAAGAGAAGGATCAacagtgttgttgatgttattagtACAATTATTCTTATCATCCTCTTCAACTAAACATCTCTTGTTACTAGTCTCCATGAATGTATGTATAACAATTTTAAGGGAAAATgggtatttaaaaaaaaaaaaaaaaaaaaactaaaaatcctAAAGAAAATCTTGGGAAGTGAATTATAGTGACAAAAGAGAGACAAGAAAGTAATGGGGAAGCACCGCTTTTGGGAATTATGGTTAACAAACTATATACTAATATAGAACCCCTTTGGCTTAggttataagttgctgaaaaaaGCTTAAGCTATTTTGAGTATTTGGCTGACcagcttataagtcattttgtgcttaaagtaagccaaaaaaataagttggctcATTTGGCTTAACTTAAAAAAACAGCCTACAAGCTGcttattttaagcccatccaaacaggctcataatCGTAATAGTGTTTGTTTCTTTGTGTTTTCtgtttatttctttcttctcgtACTTAACTTTACTATAAGGGGACGTTCGGTTGGTTTACAAGTTCTAGTGGATTGTAACGTCTATATTATCTAGTGGATTAATAATAGCCATAATATATAAACTGACCTTTAAACTTGTCTTGTAAAGATCTTAAAAAATAGGGCATCTCAACTTGTCTTTGGTTAACTTTAACGATCATAGACACCTTTAAAATTTATATGTCACGTCAGTAGTTGTGCTTACGTGTTcaactttattcaaattgaGGTATCTGTTTGTGCACATTAATCGTATTGGTGTttgtttttatgtattatgcaaTAATAATAAAACCATTTAACAGatttactctttttcttttttttctcgaaGAAATGATTCCACTTACGaattaaatagaagaaaaagatCTTTTTAATGAATCTCTGGTAAAAAGGACATCAAACTAAAATTAAGTTTGTAAAGGATTACAAACCCACTATTTTTTGGGTATATGGTTTAGGGAAaacaagtatatatacatgttggacatatttacgaaacgtaacgatagttttccttatttacaaaacataacgatatattagtggattttcatatatttttcatttttttattttttttccagaaaatatatatattttttataaaaaaaaatattttttaaaatttttttttttttaaaaaaaaaaataatttttatatattttttttaaaatattaattatttttttttttgctcaatggcttaaaaaattacctcatatttcgtgtatgaaagttgtatgaaatgtgtatgtgtgagcaaaattttttaatataattttcatatacaaaattttgagcgaaaactttaagccttgaatattgtaaaattgttacaatgtCATAGAATTGAcattaattttccttaatatgaaatttatatacaaaaacgtgtgaatgaaattctaagtcttgaggaagatatacacatttcataccattctcatgcataaaattttaagcataatgtttaacttataaatattgcaTTTAAATACGTTCTTCGTacataaaatttcaacttttaagccttgagcaagatatacacatttcatacacaaaaatttgagcgattattttaagtcttgaatgttgtatcaaagttatatacaatgttgttgtagttgtattttttatgtattatgcaaCTTTATAATGAAAAACTATTAAGACACAttgagcaagatacaaatttcatattgtttttcaattttttttttctcgaagAGATATGATTCATACATTTTTACGAtattaaatagaagaaaaagatCTTTTTAATGAATCTcttcatacataagtttttgagcaaaaaaaaaaaaaaaaaaaattaattttttaaaaaaataaaaataaatttaaaaaaaacatttttttaaaaaaataaaaaatttttttaaaaagatttttaaaaataaaaaataatttaaaaatatatattttttttaaatataaagcatgttttgtatatataGGTACAATATTATTGGgctgtatatatatagaatatttaaggatataatataaaaagagtCTTTAAGTTTTAGACATTATCGATGTAAATAAAACTTTACGCTATCAGGTCGTTGGTATGATATTTACAGCCATATAAATCTATTTAATATGTGGGGTTTGAAACCTCAAagtaaacaaacaaacaaacaaaaaaaaattacctggtacaataagtaaaaataatttattattgtatcaCTGTGTATATTATTTATTCTCCCGAACCCTACTTGTGGATTATACTAGATATAGGTTGTTGTAGTCAAtataaaatagggaaaaaaggtgcaaatatacccctcaactttgcgatttagagcataTAACTCTCATTAAAAAAGTAGTGCATATGTACCTCTATCGTTATAGAAATGGTaaaaatatacccctaccgttacagaaatggtgcaaatatatcctttttGCTATCAAAATTATtctaaaaaatcatttagcttatcttttaataaagaaaatgtCACGTGACTATAACAAAAATAAGTCTATCCATTTTTTTctagtagacttattttttaaagtcacgaggcaattttttttctagtggGTTGTCTCattcattttaaaaatatctcattggtaaaaaaaaaaaaaaggtctacccattttttaaaatgaatcaAACCCGACTcattagaaggaaaaaaattaccacgtggctttgaaaaaaaaagctacatgacattttttattaaaaaataagctaaataatttttttttaaaaaaaatccgtAAGGATATATTTGCATCATTTGTGTAACGGTAGAAGTATACATGTATCACTTTTTTAATGAGGGGTAAATTTGCTCTAATCATAAAGTTGAAGGgcatatttgcaccttttccctaTAAAATAAGTATGTActcctccgttcacttttacttatcaacTTTTAACTATGTacaccttaaaaaaaaatgaagtgaataatttatcaatatactcatattaattggtgcatgtttatattagatttaaaaaatgatttgaaatgaatatttaatattatagataaaatagaaaaaaagaaattatttaattttgataTCTTTAAAAGCGATaagtaaatttttaaaatattggatAAGCAAGAGTGAACGGATGTAGTAATGCTTTACTGAGATAAACTTTTGTTTGCAATTCTAactttgacttttttttaaagaactttgGGAGAAGAGCCTTGAGAAGGGTATCTTTGttattatgaaaattttatcaCATGATTGATCATGTTAACTGTAGTATAAAAATAGTATATTAGAACTGTGGTATAAATAATTACCAAATCAAAAGTTCAATTAAATTGGAATAAAATAATTTCGTATTTTATCTGGGAAGTGTTAATTATAGTCCCACAAACCAAATGAACCTTAATTTGTTACTAGTTACAAATTAcgtcaaaagaaaaataattatgcAAAAAGCCTTTTGTCaaattgttatgtatatatcaGGTCAATATACGTGCACATTAACGAATTCTGCCAATAATATATTAAAACTCACAAACATAAATGTAGGACAAATTTATAGAGGGGATAGGATGCACTCACATTGAATATTGTAGTTGAATTTGAACCtacttaaaatatattttattgttATGATATGTGTAAATTAATTAGTTATCTCTTAATAAGAATTTCATTGTATATGAAAGCTTAACCAGCGAAAATTTCTTAATGGAATGTCTATCTAAGGTCAAGTAGGCAGGGCAGGAGCTATTAGAACAGAATGTTCAATTAGAAGTTCATTCGTCgaaaaattatattgcataaaTAAGTTAAacgattttttttgaaaaattatactatatAAACTATTAAATTCTTTGAAGGTAACGAAAGATTTGTGTAATGATAAAACGGACTGAAAATTATATTAGGGTACCAGTTCAAATTCTAGATgtgatattctattttttttttttttaatttccttacATAGATTTCTGTTTCGATAATGATgcacatattttaattttttggcgGTTGAATTGATTCATCAGCTTTTTGCtcattacattttattataCTAGAAGAGATAAAAAGATAGTAATggggaaaagagaaaaaagagaaattttctCACCACTCCCACAAATCTTAGCTTTGgtcccaagtatacataatttggatttaaataaaaaagattttgtATACTAGACTTAACTATCTGCGTATCTTTTATTTAATTCTTCCGATTTCATAATAGCACTAGATTTCAaccaaattttgttttattgtggttacacttttattttatttctttctttctttctttttgttcacttactaattattattatatcaaCTCTTTCGTTCCAATTATTGCCTCTCAAAACATCCTTTTCTATCAAGTCAATGTGGTGACCCAGTAATGAAAGTTAAATCAACTAACCCATAAATATATAGCTCTACATATATAACTTTAATGGACTTTGGCATTCAGAAAGGTTTTCAAAGAAAACATAACGACTTATGTCTTCAAGTAGTTACAAAGTTATCCGTAGGAGTATACATCACAAACACCCAAGTTGTTATACCAAATCAATTAATTGAATCCATAATATATGGCCGCAAAGTGGATAATTAACTATTGCACTAAATCGATCTGGCCGCAAAGCAAGTTCATCTGGGGTGATCAATATTTCATGCCTCATCCCATTTTTGACGCGATGAAACGGCCTTACCTATCGTGATGTGCGATAAGTATTAAGGTCGATCTCGCGAGGAACGGATCCATCATTCTTTCACTGGGGACATATGCACGaactataacttcaaacatTACACATAGTggtaaaaacaaaatttttagCTCCTTAAATAGTAATATTATAAATGAAATAATATTCTTAATATCTTCTTAAGGGCTCGTTTGCTCTGCAGGATGGGATATAGCAATCCCATGATAAAATGTGGATTATTTCATCCTGCGTTTAGTTGGTGGGATAAAGAATAACAATATCTCTTTGCAAGATGTACTAAATGGAATTGCGATTAAATTTATCTCATATCGCGATATCATCGCCTATCTCATGATCACGCATACCAACGGTTAAATGATGTCTTAACTAAGAACTTATTTTCAGAGACTtttatgtacataaatataacaAATGTTaacatatttttcaagaaaaaaaaaaaacatccttAAAAGTATAACGTTTTGCGGGTTAATTTCTCTTGTGTCTAAccagaaaaaaaatattgctgTCCATATATAATGTTATGTTCCAAAAATTGCCACATTAATGTTTTCCGGAGACAAAAGACTCTGAAAGTTGGCTAGAATTAACAAAATAACGATCCTCGGACGTAAcgaaaaagaagaaagcaatAAAGAGAAAGTTTGTATGTACATGGGAAGATTTACtatagacatttttttttttaat
Coding sequences within it:
- the LOC132057282 gene encoding uncharacterized protein LOC132057282, yielding METSNKRCLAEDDDKNCTKNLNNSVDPTLPIEKVGESSEIVEELQLSERQMQQNLLLEVPERTIDGQTEDFVRIDMSPSSIQTPKRVLFSPSPSPSHVRVNESPGPSLSRAKSSIKSLLPKLSFKFRNRTADIEKAAMLALGASPPTQDKYSIFRTLSVKRIFNPKMKRTSSLPVTPIEHSNPESTHGGYGNAAFDSFKAGVHPIPRSHSVPELIKDGMLKQMDYIGSSIYRVVPSTPRVTRHDASSLNANPTLSADENTNFGEDITQEDAVCRICFVELGEGSETLKMECSCKGELALAHQECAIKWFSIKGNKICDVCNEEVRNLPVTLLRIQSTNHRGSGAQVQSARYRVWQDVPVLVIVSMLAYFCFLEQLLVTRMGSGAIAISLPFSCILGLLASMTATTMVQRRFAWVYAVIQFALVVLFAHLFYSLLRVQAVLSVLLATFAGFGGVMCGTSILLELFKWRTRWNSRSNEQRDSEEGARPNQSSEVSPTPQVESQTHGAEAGTSGVAHGN